A region of Brevundimonas sp. NIBR10 DNA encodes the following proteins:
- a CDS encoding TonB-dependent receptor produces the protein MDWATLTVVPAYRSMDLSYLHYGAGYPLTESQTPEQTSVETRLASSSDGPLKWLIGLYYFDEQTNTRIFPNQGVTYNRSAIPDIQTTSKAVFGQLTWSVTDTFRLTGGLRYTSEDKSVNGSVTGPLPAVPAGFPAPAPVFYAIACPSPSTVNLAALQCTSPVTGAVTFEKTTWKIGAELDLTDRSLLYATVGTGFKAGGFYPSLAPNTFEPELLTAFTIGSKNRFLDNTLRLNAEAFYWNYEDKQVTHLGPVRPSGYNLITENAGKAVIYGLDVEATWLATPNDLFSAQVQVQESNYDSFIYSLTSPSGRPPATGCAFRPTGVDPVGSSIFSVDCSGRQLALAPQWVANFSYNHTFALDDGAEVVAGLSTRVESSYYTGEEYLPGQLQDAAMVSNADLTYRPAGLGWSVTAFVQNIEDEAVMQSSFVQPVVGLPVTALRAPRTYGVRLSASF, from the coding sequence ATGGACTGGGCCACTCTGACGGTCGTGCCCGCCTATCGCTCGATGGACCTGTCCTACCTGCACTACGGCGCCGGCTATCCCCTGACGGAATCGCAAACCCCGGAACAGACATCCGTCGAAACCCGCCTGGCGTCCTCGTCGGACGGCCCTCTGAAATGGCTCATCGGGCTGTATTATTTCGACGAGCAGACCAACACCCGGATTTTTCCGAACCAGGGCGTCACCTATAATCGCAGCGCCATTCCCGACATCCAGACCACCAGCAAGGCCGTCTTCGGGCAACTGACATGGTCGGTCACGGACACGTTCCGTCTGACCGGCGGGCTGCGCTATACGAGCGAGGACAAGAGCGTCAACGGGTCCGTCACCGGGCCCCTGCCCGCCGTGCCGGCCGGATTCCCGGCGCCGGCCCCCGTCTTCTATGCGATCGCATGCCCCAGCCCGTCCACGGTTAACCTGGCGGCCCTGCAATGCACCTCGCCCGTCACGGGCGCGGTGACGTTCGAGAAGACCACCTGGAAGATCGGCGCGGAGTTGGACCTGACCGACCGCTCGCTGCTGTATGCGACCGTCGGAACCGGCTTCAAGGCGGGCGGATTCTATCCCTCGCTCGCGCCCAACACCTTCGAGCCCGAACTGCTGACGGCGTTTACGATCGGGTCCAAGAACCGCTTCCTGGACAACACCCTGCGGCTGAACGCGGAGGCCTTCTACTGGAACTATGAGGACAAGCAGGTCACCCACCTGGGGCCCGTGCGGCCGTCGGGCTACAATCTGATCACGGAAAACGCCGGCAAGGCCGTGATCTATGGCCTGGACGTAGAGGCGACCTGGCTGGCCACGCCGAACGACCTGTTCTCGGCGCAGGTGCAGGTCCAGGAAAGCAACTACGACAGCTTCATCTACAGCCTGACCTCGCCTTCCGGACGTCCTCCGGCCACCGGTTGCGCATTCCGGCCCACCGGCGTCGATCCCGTCGGATCCAGCATCTTCAGCGTCGATTGCAGCGGACGGCAGCTGGCCCTGGCGCCGCAATGGGTGGCCAACTTCAGCTACAACCACACCTTCGCTCTGGACGACGGCGCGGAAGTGGTCGCGGGCCTCTCAACGCGCGTGGAGTCGTCCTACTATACGGGTGAGGAATATCTGCCCGGTCAGTTGCAGGACGCCGCGATGGTGTCCAACGCCGACCTGACCTATCGGCCGGCCGGCCTGGGCTGGAGCGTCACCGCCTTCGTCCAGAACATCGAGGACGAGGCCGTGATGCAGAGCTCGTTCGTTCAGCCCGTGGTCGGCCTGCCGGTGACCGCGCTTCGTGCGCCGCGGACCTATGGCGTGCGGCTGAGCGCAAGCTTCTGA
- a CDS encoding response regulator transcription factor CtrA, producing MRVLLIEDDHATAQSIELMLKSEGFNVYTTDLGEEGIDLGKIYDYDLILLDLNLPDMSGLEVLRQLRVGKVNTPVMILSGSTEIETKVKTFGGGADDYMTKPFHKDELIARTHAVVRRSKGHAQAIIHTGEIAVNLDGKTVEVHGHRVHLTGKEYQMLELLSLRKGTTLTKEMFLNHLYGGMDEPELKIIDVFICKLRKKLATAAGGKHYIETVWGRGYVLRDPSENTAVAPVSAAA from the coding sequence ATGCGCGTTCTGCTTATCGAAGACGATCACGCGACCGCGCAAAGCATCGAGCTGATGCTGAAGTCGGAAGGCTTCAATGTCTACACGACCGACCTGGGCGAGGAAGGCATCGATCTGGGCAAGATCTATGACTACGACCTCATCCTCCTGGACCTCAACCTTCCCGACATGAGCGGCCTGGAAGTCCTGCGCCAGCTGCGCGTGGGCAAGGTCAACACCCCCGTCATGATCCTGTCGGGCTCGACGGAAATCGAAACCAAGGTCAAGACCTTCGGCGGCGGCGCCGACGACTACATGACCAAGCCTTTCCACAAGGACGAACTGATCGCGCGCACCCACGCCGTGGTCCGCCGCTCCAAGGGTCACGCTCAGGCCATCATCCACACCGGCGAGATCGCCGTGAACCTTGATGGCAAGACGGTCGAGGTGCACGGCCACCGCGTCCACCTGACGGGCAAGGAATACCAGATGCTGGAGCTGCTCTCGCTCCGCAAGGGCACCACCCTGACCAAGGAAATGTTCCTGAACCACCTGTACGGCGGCATGGACGAGCCCGAGCTGAAGATCATCGACGTCTTCATCTGCAAGCTGCGCAAGAAGCTGGCGACCGCTGCGGGCGGCAAACACTATATCGAAACCGTCTGGGGCCGTGGCTATGTCCTGCGCGACCCGTCGGAAAACACCGCCGTCGCCCCGGTCAGCGCCGCCGCCTGA
- a CDS encoding chromosomal replication initiator DnaA gives MEDTYRVPVKEGDRIRAGLAMQLVAVPTGIAPEAMVAGVRQGPRQVQARRLAMYLAHVGLGWTVERVGHAFGFNRATVSAGCRWVEDARDDPAVDGLMERLELAVRQVCETPQLEMTRLDAVAVAR, from the coding sequence ATGGAAGACACGTACCGGGTTCCGGTCAAGGAAGGGGATCGGATCCGCGCGGGGCTGGCGATGCAGCTGGTCGCCGTGCCCACCGGGATCGCGCCCGAGGCCATGGTCGCCGGCGTCCGGCAGGGACCGCGCCAGGTCCAGGCGCGACGGCTGGCCATGTATCTGGCCCATGTCGGTCTGGGCTGGACGGTGGAGCGGGTCGGGCACGCCTTCGGCTTCAACCGGGCGACGGTCAGCGCCGGCTGTCGCTGGGTCGAGGATGCCCGCGACGATCCGGCGGTGGATGGTCTGATGGAGCGGCTGGAACTGGCTGTGCGACAGGTCTGCGAGACGCCCCAGCTGGAGATGACCCGCCTCGACGCCGTGGCGGTGGCGCGATGA
- a CDS encoding DUF6456 domain-containing protein yields MRTLTERVRTHLRRPGAWIEGRAAPYALRLGADRRAWVAMTLDETVFSALVADPGLKARPGGGWIPRPPASADGPEPGRPGVIEGEVAVMETDGRMTTRRANLGESPIAWLARRRDPSGRPWLTPAEIVAGERLRRDAEAATSGPSVTMLWDALPRSGGGSAARIEPGDRAISAGARVEAALRAVGPRLRPMVVRICLESSSLQLAEQELGLRRRQGKTVLKQGLQALAEHYCIG; encoded by the coding sequence ATGAGGACGCTGACGGAACGGGTGCGCACCCATCTGCGCCGGCCGGGGGCCTGGATCGAGGGCCGGGCCGCGCCCTATGCGCTGCGTCTGGGTGCGGATCGGCGGGCGTGGGTGGCCATGACCCTGGACGAGACGGTGTTCAGCGCCCTGGTCGCCGATCCCGGCCTGAAGGCCCGGCCCGGCGGCGGCTGGATCCCGCGACCGCCCGCGAGCGCCGATGGCCCCGAGCCCGGTCGGCCCGGCGTGATCGAGGGCGAGGTGGCGGTGATGGAGACCGACGGTCGGATGACGACCCGGCGCGCCAATCTGGGCGAGAGCCCGATCGCCTGGCTGGCCCGGCGGCGCGATCCGTCGGGGCGGCCCTGGCTGACGCCGGCCGAGATCGTGGCCGGCGAGCGGTTGCGGCGCGATGCGGAGGCGGCAACCTCGGGCCCGTCGGTGACGATGCTCTGGGACGCCCTGCCCCGTTCGGGCGGCGGGTCGGCGGCGCGGATCGAGCCCGGCGACCGGGCCATCTCGGCCGGGGCCAGGGTTGAGGCGGCCCTGCGTGCGGTCGGGCCGAGACTGAGGCCGATGGTGGTGCGCATCTGTCTGGAGAGTTCCAGCCTGCAACTGGCCGAACAGGAACTGGGCCTGCGCAGGCGTCAGGGCAAGACGGTGCTGAAACAGGGACTTCAGGCCCTGGCCGAGCACTATTGCATCGGGTGA
- a CDS encoding host attachment protein — MKLPKGALVAVVDGEKLALFENTGQQEVQLSARPTPTIADRASGAAGRISSEANPDNDTQAEDGFAMGVAEVLNKWVLTNKVDHLLVIAAPKTLGQLRKGWHKETQAKLVGEIAKDLTGHSTDQIAAAIEKA; from the coding sequence ATGAAACTTCCAAAAGGCGCCCTCGTCGCCGTCGTCGACGGCGAAAAGCTGGCCCTGTTCGAGAACACCGGGCAGCAGGAGGTGCAGCTGAGCGCCCGACCCACCCCGACCATCGCCGATCGCGCATCCGGTGCCGCCGGTCGCATCTCCAGCGAGGCCAACCCCGATAACGACACCCAGGCCGAGGACGGCTTTGCGATGGGCGTCGCCGAGGTGCTGAACAAATGGGTGCTGACCAACAAGGTCGATCACCTGCTGGTCATCGCCGCGCCCAAGACCCTGGGGCAACTGCGCAAGGGCTGGCACAAGGAGACGCAAGCCAAGCTGGTCGGCGAGATCGCCAAGGACCTGACCGGCCACTCCACCGACCAGATCGCCGCCGCGATCGAAAAGGCCTGA
- a CDS encoding DUF1902 domain-containing protein gives MSQVIIVKAAHDAEAGVWFTESSDVHGLRIEAPTLEALIARVPVAIQDLLGVEGEIRDVPIEVIAHASTRVTLGLAARVTHGM, from the coding sequence ATGAGCCAGGTCATCATCGTCAAAGCCGCGCATGACGCCGAGGCGGGGGTCTGGTTCACCGAGTCCAGCGATGTCCACGGCCTCCGGATCGAGGCGCCGACCCTGGAAGCCCTGATTGCCCGTGTTCCCGTGGCGATCCAGGATTTGCTGGGCGTAGAGGGCGAAATCCGCGATGTTCCAATCGAAGTCATCGCCCACGCCAGCACACGGGTAACGCTCGGCCTCGCGGCGAGAGTTACACACGGGATGTGA
- a CDS encoding SufE family protein: MTEPASTIDETLGELIADFDLLEDWEQRIEYVIDLGKGLAPLPDADRIEANKVPGCAAQVWLADDRDGDRLTFRADSDSAISKGNVALLLSLYSGRPASEILAFDAKAALDRLGLPQALTRQRANGLNAMVGRIRQAAMAADQNALGSPAS; the protein is encoded by the coding sequence GTGACCGAACCTGCATCGACGATCGACGAGACCCTGGGCGAGCTGATCGCGGATTTCGACCTGCTCGAGGACTGGGAACAGCGGATCGAATACGTCATCGACCTGGGCAAGGGGCTGGCTCCCTTGCCCGACGCCGACCGCATCGAGGCCAACAAGGTGCCCGGCTGTGCGGCCCAGGTCTGGCTGGCCGATGATCGGGACGGAGACCGTCTGACGTTTCGCGCGGATAGCGACAGCGCGATCTCCAAGGGCAATGTGGCGCTTCTGCTGTCCCTCTATTCCGGCCGCCCGGCTTCCGAAATCCTCGCCTTCGACGCCAAGGCGGCGCTGGACCGGCTGGGCCTGCCTCAGGCCCTGACGCGGCAGAGGGCCAACGGCCTCAACGCCATGGTCGGCCGCATCCGCCAGGCGGCGATGGCGGCCGATCAGAACGCTTTGGGCAGTCCCGCGTCCTGA
- a CDS encoding HAMP domain-containing sensor histidine kinase, giving the protein MRPVVAWHMGWAIAMAVLATAVVMLRPALDAGVVIAALIAVLPGVGGLWLMARDGWAERALVLGGWSLAAVAVAALSGGMTGSLAGLAIMPFAAGIMLGELRLAQAGAVGTALAVLVGLVSVWLGGPAQADWVLAAAVALLSALALATAITLTWGPRERALGVVGDSLNRVETLLAGQPGLMLVLSPSGGVLAAYGTAPPAIDVEALFDQGLIAAVHAPDRGELLAALARAEAGQEAQVSFAPRQALDRRVTLVLRRLDGDGETVRLVGQAFDGTPQFARESGLETARAEAEAQNAGKSRFLANMSHELRTPLNAVIGFSDIMRQRIFGPLPDRYAGYADSIHEAGGHLLDLINDVLDVSKIEAERYELAIERFDARETVSAAIALIRVAATDKGVDLRSVLPTEALTVDADKRALKQIALNLLSNAIKFTPAEGSVTVTLEAIGPYLELVVSDTGVGIAPEDLRRLGRPFEQAGAAEQKAQGTGLGLSLVRSLAELHGGRMNIDSTLGEGAAVTVRLPVVTLAKPAVPEGGAEIIELRPAGN; this is encoded by the coding sequence GTGCGTCCGGTCGTGGCGTGGCACATGGGCTGGGCCATTGCCATGGCGGTGCTGGCCACGGCGGTCGTGATGCTGCGCCCCGCCCTGGACGCCGGGGTCGTGATCGCGGCCCTGATCGCCGTCCTGCCGGGCGTCGGGGGCCTGTGGCTGATGGCGCGCGACGGCTGGGCCGAGCGGGCGCTGGTGCTGGGCGGATGGAGCCTGGCGGCCGTGGCGGTCGCGGCCCTGTCAGGCGGGATGACAGGGTCCCTGGCCGGGCTGGCGATCATGCCGTTCGCCGCCGGGATCATGCTGGGCGAGTTGCGGCTGGCCCAGGCCGGGGCGGTGGGAACGGCGCTGGCGGTTCTGGTCGGACTGGTCTCGGTCTGGCTGGGTGGGCCGGCCCAGGCGGACTGGGTTCTGGCGGCGGCGGTGGCCCTGCTGTCGGCCCTGGCCCTCGCGACGGCGATCACCCTGACCTGGGGGCCGCGTGAACGGGCGCTCGGCGTCGTCGGCGACAGTTTGAACCGCGTCGAGACCCTGCTGGCGGGCCAGCCAGGGCTGATGCTGGTCCTGAGCCCCTCGGGCGGGGTGCTGGCCGCCTATGGCACCGCGCCGCCTGCGATCGATGTGGAGGCCCTGTTCGACCAGGGGCTGATTGCCGCCGTCCATGCGCCGGATCGTGGCGAACTGCTCGCCGCCCTCGCCCGCGCCGAAGCCGGGCAGGAGGCGCAGGTGTCGTTCGCCCCGCGTCAGGCGCTGGACAGGCGCGTGACCCTGGTGCTGCGCCGCTTGGACGGGGATGGCGAGACGGTGCGCCTGGTCGGTCAGGCCTTCGACGGCACGCCCCAGTTCGCGCGCGAATCCGGCCTGGAGACCGCCCGCGCCGAGGCCGAGGCCCAGAACGCCGGCAAGAGCCGCTTCCTGGCCAATATGAGCCACGAGCTGCGTACCCCGCTGAACGCCGTGATCGGCTTTTCCGACATCATGCGCCAGCGCATCTTCGGCCCCCTGCCCGACCGTTACGCGGGCTATGCCGACAGCATCCACGAGGCGGGCGGGCATCTGCTGGACCTGATCAATGACGTGCTGGACGTGTCCAAGATCGAGGCCGAGCGCTATGAGCTGGCGATCGAGCGGTTCGATGCGCGCGAGACTGTCTCGGCCGCCATCGCCCTGATCCGGGTGGCGGCGACCGACAAGGGCGTGGACCTGCGCAGCGTCCTGCCGACCGAGGCCCTGACGGTCGATGCCGACAAGCGGGCGCTGAAGCAGATCGCGCTGAACCTGCTGTCCAACGCCATCAAGTTCACCCCGGCCGAGGGGTCGGTGACGGTGACGCTGGAGGCGATCGGCCCCTATCTGGAGCTGGTGGTGTCCGACACCGGCGTCGGCATCGCGCCCGAGGACCTGCGCCGCCTGGGCCGCCCGTTCGAGCAGGCAGGCGCGGCTGAGCAGAAGGCGCAAGGGACGGGTCTGGGCCTGTCGCTGGTGCGGTCGCTGGCCGAGTTGCATGGCGGCCGGATGAATATCGACTCGACCCTGGGCGAGGGCGCGGCGGTCACGGTGCGGTTGCCGGTCGTGACCCTGGCCAAGCCGGCGGTGCCGGAAGGCGGGGCCGAGATCATCGAACTGAGGCCGGCGGGGAACTAA
- a CDS encoding DUF1491 family protein: protein MLLNSDLWVSALIRRAEIAGANATVVRRGDTRAGTVIVKAWDTSTRRARLYSEAFGADGERLWIQPVESEFESELDAYVQRQVGYDPDLWVVEVEDRQGRHFITEDVG from the coding sequence TTGCTTCTGAACTCCGACCTGTGGGTCTCGGCCCTCATCCGCCGCGCAGAGATCGCGGGTGCCAACGCCACCGTCGTGCGCCGCGGCGACACCCGCGCCGGCACCGTCATCGTCAAGGCCTGGGACACCTCCACCCGCCGGGCCCGGTTGTATTCCGAGGCGTTTGGCGCAGACGGCGAACGGCTGTGGATCCAGCCGGTCGAGAGCGAGTTCGAGAGCGAGCTGGACGCCTATGTTCAGCGCCAGGTCGGGTACGACCCGGACCTGTGGGTCGTCGAGGTCGAGGACCGGCAGGGGCGGCATTTCATCACCGAGGATGTGGGGTGA